From Lytechinus variegatus isolate NC3 chromosome 16, Lvar_3.0, whole genome shotgun sequence, the proteins below share one genomic window:
- the LOC121429570 gene encoding heparan sulfate glucosamine 3-O-sulfotransferase 6-like, with amino-acid sequence MKYKLPVVCLSVMFAVTLSVFGGSMISPAFLRTYKQPQSARTPSRGPIMNSHKFVGDADQGLAREENIALGGKWKRPITRKNALESIETILGRINTTDPTWTKKVDNCFIYGEKRLPVRKNLLQKRRCQKRLPVALVLGVKKCGTGTLSRFLDLHPAVSMTSETSFPGKRVTKSSVINWIQLMRLSSPYQLTMTENPSFFKSNLPLDLKPYLSSSVKFFVILRNPVDRAISDYLHTVAHSNAPKDRPFDIVFNTVRVRETFEKTVLGADGYIVSSTMTELGQYVVYLNKFLEVYHRDQFLFIDGDAFAKDPYPTLLKVEEFLGLPKFYKRRHFVKNQTKGLYCAQVPERPDFGCMIPSKGRPHPKVSQDILRKLRDYYRPYNKKLRDQLGLNFSWTSE; translated from the coding sequence ATGAAATATAAACTGCCAGTAGTTTGTCTTTCAGTGATGTTTGCTGTAACGCTGAGTGTGTTCGGTGGTAGCATGATTTCTCCAGCTTTTCTCAGAACATACAAACAGCCACAATCGGCAAGGACGCCCAGTCGGGGTCCCATCATGAATTCACACAAGTTTGTAGGTGATGCAGATCAGGGCCTTGCCCGTGAAGAGAACATAGCACTTGGAGGAAAATGGAAGAGGCCAATCACCAGAAAGAATGCGTTGGAAAGCATCGAAACAATTCTGGGACGCATCAATACGACGGATCCAACATGGACTAAAAAGGTTGATAACTGCTTCATCTACGGCGAGAAACGCTTGCCTGTTCGCAAGAACTTGTTGCAGAAAAGACGCTGCCAAAAGAGACTGCCAGTTGCCTTAGTCTTAGGGGTTAAGAAGTGTGGTACCGGGACCCTTAGTAGGTTTCTCGATCTTCATCCAGCTGTCTCCATGACTAGCGAAACGTCGTTCCCAGGGAAACGAGTCACTAAAAGTTCCGTCATAAATTGGATCCAACTGATGCGTTTGAGTAGTCCGTACCAGTTAACTATGACGGAAAATCCCAGTTTCTTTAAATCTAACTTGCCATTGGACCTTAAGCCTTACCTATCATCCAGCGTTAAGTTTTTTGTCATCTTACGCAATCCCGTTGATCGGGCTATCTCAGACTACCTACATACGGTAGCACATTCAAACGCCCCCAAAGATCGGCCATTCGACATAGTTTTCAATACAGTTAGGGTCCGGGAAACCTTCGAAAAGACAGTACTGGGAGCTGATGGTTATATCGTTTCTTCAACGATGACAGAACTAGGGCAGTATGttgtttatttaaacaaattccTTGAAGTTTATCATAGAGACCAATTCTTGTTCATTGATGGTGACGCCTTTGCAAAAGACCCTTACCCAACTTTGTTAAAAGTTGAGGAATTCCTAGGATTGCCAAAATTCTATAAGCGAAGACACTTTGTGAAGAACCAGACAAAGGGGCTATATTGTGCACAAGTACCAGAAAGACCAGATTTCGGATGTATGATCCCGTCGAAAGGACGCCCTCACCCCAAAGTATCCCAGGATATCTTAAGGAAGCTTCGTGATTATTATCGACCTTACAATAAAAAACTTCGTGACCAGCTGGGATTAAATTTTTCTTGGACTTCTGAATAG